The following are from one region of the Stigmatella ashevillena genome:
- a CDS encoding glutathione S-transferase, which yields MILVHHLNNSRSQRVLWLLEELGLEYEVRRYERDPQTMLAPPSLKAVHPLGKSPVITDGGQTLAESGAIIEYLVDRYGQGRLKPAPGSPESLRYTYWMHYAEGSVMPPLLMGLVVSRIRSAPVPFFVRPIVKGVAAKLQDSFVGPQTQLHLDFMEGELNKSTWFAGEEFSAADIQMSFPVEAAVSRAGLDARRPKLWAFAERIHARPAYQRALQKGGPYELMK from the coding sequence ATGATCCTCGTTCACCACCTCAACAACTCCCGCTCCCAGCGCGTGCTCTGGCTCCTGGAGGAACTGGGGCTCGAGTACGAGGTGAGGCGCTACGAGCGGGACCCCCAGACGATGCTGGCGCCGCCGTCCTTGAAGGCCGTCCATCCCCTCGGAAAGTCACCGGTCATCACCGATGGCGGGCAGACCCTCGCCGAGTCCGGCGCGATCATCGAATACCTCGTCGACCGCTATGGACAAGGCCGCCTGAAGCCTGCGCCCGGCAGTCCCGAGAGCCTGCGTTACACCTACTGGATGCACTACGCGGAAGGCTCGGTGATGCCTCCCTTGCTGATGGGTCTGGTCGTCTCGCGCATTCGGAGCGCCCCGGTGCCCTTCTTCGTGCGTCCCATCGTGAAGGGAGTGGCCGCCAAGCTGCAGGACTCGTTCGTGGGCCCTCAGACCCAGCTGCACCTGGACTTCATGGAGGGCGAGCTGAACAAGAGCACGTGGTTCGCCGGCGAGGAGTTCTCCGCCGCGGACATCCAGATGAGCTTTCCGGTGGAGGCGGCCGTGTCACGGGCAGGGTTGGATGCCCGCCGGCCGAAGCTCTGGGCGTTCGCGGAGCGCATTCATGCCCGTCCGGCCTACCAGCGCGCCCTTCAGAAGGGCGGTCCCTACGAACTGATGAAGTGA
- a CDS encoding lactonase family protein — MTQLKLTRRHFLYLAGLGTAGTLLACGDEESPDPENPDPPKELWVYVGTYTTGQESQGIYLCRLDLETGVLQQVGVTPGVADPSFLAVDGKRRYLYAVNELTSFEGKPSGAVSAFTIHPETHALTFINQQATQGGAPCHLEVDAKDGFVLVANYVGGNVAVLPIQEGGGLGPTVEVKQHEGSGPNTDRQEGPHAHQVRLDATQKYAFVSDLGTDKIMVYQFDAGRGKLTPHQPASVATQPGAGPRHLTFHPNGRFAFNINELNSTLTAFAYDSAQGTLTPLQTVPALPEGFTGASYCADIHVSPDGRFLYGSNRGHDSIVVYAIGPSGQLTYVEHVSTLGRWPRNFTIDSTGTYLLVANQHTHSIVTFRRDAETGKLTPVGQPLEIPAPVCLLLVPA, encoded by the coding sequence ATGACCCAACTGAAACTGACGCGCCGACACTTCCTCTACCTCGCGGGGCTGGGCACCGCGGGAACGCTGCTGGCCTGCGGCGACGAGGAGTCGCCTGACCCCGAGAACCCTGATCCGCCCAAGGAGCTCTGGGTCTACGTGGGCACCTACACCACGGGCCAGGAGAGCCAGGGCATCTACCTGTGCCGGCTGGACCTGGAGACCGGCGTCCTCCAGCAAGTGGGCGTCACCCCTGGGGTGGCCGATCCCTCGTTCCTGGCCGTGGACGGCAAGCGGCGCTACCTCTACGCCGTCAACGAGCTGACGTCGTTCGAAGGCAAGCCCAGTGGCGCCGTGAGTGCCTTCACCATCCATCCCGAGACGCACGCGCTGACCTTCATCAACCAGCAAGCCACCCAGGGCGGCGCCCCCTGCCACCTGGAGGTGGATGCGAAGGATGGGTTCGTGCTGGTGGCCAACTACGTGGGAGGAAACGTCGCCGTCCTGCCCATTCAGGAAGGCGGCGGTCTCGGCCCCACCGTTGAGGTGAAACAGCACGAGGGCTCAGGCCCCAACACGGACCGCCAGGAAGGGCCCCACGCCCATCAGGTCCGGCTGGATGCCACCCAAAAGTATGCCTTTGTCTCGGACCTGGGGACGGACAAGATCATGGTCTACCAGTTCGACGCCGGACGGGGAAAGCTCACCCCCCACCAGCCCGCGTCGGTGGCCACGCAACCCGGGGCAGGACCGCGTCACCTGACCTTCCACCCCAATGGACGCTTCGCCTTCAACATCAACGAGCTGAACTCCACCCTCACCGCCTTTGCCTATGACAGCGCGCAGGGAACATTGACGCCGCTGCAAACCGTTCCGGCCCTGCCCGAGGGATTCACCGGTGCAAGCTATTGCGCGGACATCCATGTCAGCCCCGACGGCCGGTTCCTCTATGGCTCCAACCGCGGCCATGACAGCATCGTCGTGTATGCCATTGGGCCCTCGGGACAACTGACCTACGTGGAGCACGTGTCCACGCTCGGGCGCTGGCCGCGCAACTTCACCATTGACTCCACGGGCACCTATCTGCTGGTGGCCAACCAGCACACCCACTCCATCGTCACCTTCCGGAGGGATGCCGAAACCGGAAAGCTGACCCCGGTGGGACAACCCCTGGAGATCCCTGCTCCCGTTTGCCTGCTCTTGGTTCCAGCCTAG
- a CDS encoding phosphatidylinositol-specific phospholipase C domain-containing protein, which produces MSWIPDSTSIAALSVPGTHDTMALAPKIVVDLWTQTQSLSLLSQLNAGIRALDIRCRHFQNSFTIHHEAVYLNANFDDVLRTATQFLRDHPRETLLIRVQEEYEPEGNTRSFEETFASYQNQPAYKDYFWKGTSVPSLGEARGKIIILDKFKKENWTYGIPWNQGYPVDFQDSWTVDTVYNIVDKWHKVQAQLEKTNTGALSTLYVNFLSGSGWGAPPNKVAGGEGALSIRGVNDYALGYLVGAQVQRVGVMMMDYPGAGLMDAIIALNYRLGPTSASLPGDFDTIFKNISYSIGGDAEARWRGVNTFVYNIAPGRSWHVMALKSAWGGWLSTDGNYASSDTMDGYTHVAFTSRTVTSAVSKSHLSSFVQGQLSALSGDAAQRAVQLHGRVSARFPFQLWTVLVKQAPGGYSNWSYSDYGTGDKVSLGDYTYAVQGYSAADGVYLYEHSGYEGRVLHLTSSVEALGSAGFDDILSSVRIIGPYQVELCEHPSRTGRCVRTAQSVTDIQSLLGGPWNDQISYAGIDWADFH; this is translated from the coding sequence ATGAGTTGGATTCCTGATTCGACGAGCATCGCCGCCCTGTCCGTGCCTGGAACCCATGACACCATGGCCCTGGCTCCCAAGATCGTGGTGGATCTTTGGACGCAGACCCAATCCCTGAGTTTGCTCAGTCAGCTCAACGCGGGCATCCGGGCGCTGGACATCCGCTGCCGTCACTTTCAGAACAGCTTCACGATCCACCATGAAGCGGTCTATCTGAACGCCAATTTCGATGATGTCTTGAGGACAGCCACCCAGTTCTTGAGGGACCATCCCCGCGAAACGCTCCTCATCCGGGTGCAGGAAGAGTACGAACCGGAGGGAAATACACGCTCCTTCGAAGAGACGTTCGCGTCCTACCAGAACCAGCCCGCCTACAAGGATTACTTCTGGAAGGGGACGTCTGTTCCTTCGCTGGGAGAGGCACGAGGCAAGATCATCATCTTGGACAAATTCAAGAAGGAGAACTGGACGTACGGCATCCCCTGGAACCAAGGCTATCCAGTCGACTTCCAGGATAGCTGGACCGTGGACACGGTTTACAACATTGTTGACAAATGGCACAAAGTCCAGGCTCAACTGGAAAAGACGAATACAGGTGCTCTTTCCACGCTGTATGTGAACTTCTTGAGCGGTTCGGGCTGGGGCGCGCCGCCCAACAAAGTGGCGGGAGGAGAAGGGGCGTTGTCCATCCGGGGCGTCAATGACTATGCCCTGGGTTATCTGGTGGGAGCCCAGGTCCAGAGAGTGGGCGTGATGATGATGGATTATCCTGGAGCGGGGTTGATGGATGCCATCATCGCCCTGAACTACAGGTTGGGGCCCACGTCCGCCAGTTTGCCCGGCGACTTCGACACCATCTTCAAAAACATCTCTTATTCCATCGGTGGTGATGCCGAGGCCCGTTGGCGTGGGGTGAACACCTTCGTCTACAACATCGCGCCTGGACGCTCCTGGCACGTGATGGCCTTGAAATCAGCTTGGGGTGGATGGCTCAGCACGGACGGAAACTATGCCAGCTCCGACACCATGGATGGCTACACCCACGTCGCTTTTACCTCGAGGACGGTGACGAGCGCGGTGAGCAAGAGCCACCTGTCCAGCTTTGTTCAGGGGCAGCTCAGCGCCTTGTCTGGAGATGCAGCGCAACGGGCCGTCCAACTTCACGGCCGGGTGAGCGCTCGCTTTCCCTTTCAGCTCTGGACCGTATTGGTGAAGCAGGCACCGGGTGGATACAGCAACTGGAGCTACTCGGATTATGGAACGGGCGACAAAGTTTCGCTGGGAGATTACACGTATGCTGTCCAAGGCTATTCCGCGGCGGATGGGGTGTACCTCTATGAGCACAGCGGCTACGAGGGCAGGGTGCTGCATCTCACTTCGAGCGTCGAAGCGTTGGGCAGTGCAGGCTTCGATGACATCCTGTCCTCCGTCAGGATCATCGGCCCGTATCAGGTGGAACTCTGTGAACACCCCAGCCGTACGGGCAGGTGCGTTCGTACGGCCCAGAGCGTGACCGACATCCAGTCCCTCTTGGGAGGCCCCTGGAATGACCAGATCTCGTATGCCGGGATTGACTGGGCGGACTTCCACTGA
- a CDS encoding FAD-binding oxidoreductase has protein sequence MPHDGDWSCLTGKVVLPSDLNYNIDRTNYNTRYTRSPAALVFCQNVEDVQNAVKCVSSQGIPFRVRSGRHSYEELSVMDDGLIIDVSGLTAASIDSSAATARVGAGLTQQAMWNLLGADNTYAFPLGTMASAGIAGVLQGGGIGMLTRAFGLAIDRVSSIQMVTAAGDVVEANATTNADLYWALRGSGGGNFGIITAFTLQLVSVSQVVVYALSWSADQFPSVMRYWQSWAPTLRDTRLTCQLTFSSDKSLHSEGVYLGTVDELRALLQPWMAECPPLHPVRLEPMSWYMSTVYFNSFDIQCDHPFKTSGAFVYQPLPDPALAIIQEAITSAPTGVSCDIWMQSFGGAMASVPPTSSAFAHRRAQFILEFGGSWQDGRNAPAGQSAAQWTRSLRTALQEYTDGAYVNFVDLDLGSRSSGNFGYLSMYYGDNVARLRAVKSAWDPTHVFQFEQSIPPQADPPSIETLWPGQ, from the coding sequence ATGCCTCACGACGGAGATTGGTCATGCCTCACCGGCAAAGTCGTGCTGCCCAGCGACTTGAATTACAACATTGATAGGACCAACTACAACACCCGGTACACCCGGTCTCCTGCGGCCCTGGTCTTCTGCCAGAACGTCGAGGACGTGCAGAACGCTGTCAAATGCGTGAGCAGCCAGGGTATCCCTTTTCGGGTCCGCAGCGGGCGCCACAGCTATGAAGAGCTCTCCGTGATGGATGACGGGCTGATCATCGACGTCAGCGGTCTGACGGCGGCCAGCATCGATTCCTCTGCGGCCACCGCCCGGGTGGGTGCCGGCTTGACGCAGCAGGCGATGTGGAATCTGCTGGGGGCGGATAACACATACGCCTTTCCCCTTGGCACCATGGCCAGCGCCGGTATCGCAGGCGTGCTGCAGGGGGGCGGCATTGGAATGCTGACCCGTGCTTTCGGCTTGGCCATCGACCGGGTCAGCAGCATCCAGATGGTTACCGCGGCTGGCGATGTGGTGGAAGCCAACGCCACCACGAATGCTGATCTGTACTGGGCGCTCAGGGGGAGCGGTGGTGGCAACTTTGGCATCATCACGGCCTTCACGCTCCAACTGGTTTCCGTCTCTCAGGTAGTGGTCTACGCGCTGAGCTGGTCTGCGGATCAATTTCCGTCCGTGATGCGCTACTGGCAGAGCTGGGCACCCACCCTCCGTGATACCCGCCTGACCTGCCAGCTCACGTTCTCGTCCGACAAATCGTTGCACTCTGAGGGCGTCTATCTGGGCACCGTCGATGAACTCCGTGCGCTCTTGCAGCCCTGGATGGCCGAGTGCCCGCCGCTCCACCCGGTACGGCTCGAACCGATGTCCTGGTACATGTCCACCGTGTATTTCAACAGCTTCGACATCCAGTGCGACCATCCGTTCAAGACCAGCGGCGCCTTCGTCTACCAGCCCCTGCCCGACCCTGCGCTCGCCATCATCCAAGAGGCCATCACCTCCGCGCCAACGGGCGTCAGTTGCGATATCTGGATGCAGAGCTTTGGCGGCGCCATGGCCAGCGTTCCCCCCACCAGCAGTGCCTTCGCTCACCGCCGGGCCCAGTTCATCCTCGAGTTCGGCGGTAGCTGGCAGGACGGGCGCAATGCCCCGGCTGGCCAGAGTGCCGCTCAGTGGACCCGCAGCCTGCGGACAGCACTGCAAGAGTACACCGATGGCGCTTACGTCAACTTCGTTGACCTGGATCTGGGCAGCCGCTCCTCGGGGAACTTCGGGTATCTGAGCATGTACTACGGCGATAACGTCGCCCGGCTGCGCGCCGTCAAGAGCGCCTGGGACCCAACCCACGTCTTCCAGTTCGAGCAGTCGATCCCTCCCCAGGCTGACCCACCGTCCATTGAGACCCTCTGGCCCGGTCAGTAG
- a CDS encoding serine/threonine-protein kinase → MPGGSIGGREEAGYGSYGAVYRAHRTGRLFPKTVALKLARYPAEAHPFTSRQVLRVLAQVARALEATHATGGTHRDVKGDNVLVSPEGRVFLMDFGCGTWEGAAPLTEGLLAPGTKVYRSPQALRFHWNHRFGADTSYKATPADDVYALGVTAYRLCTGIYPPLATAPSIVGDDGRDTQEVWVPPSQLKPLAPALESLILRMLSDRPQDRGSPGELAAAMEAVAETAEADVLLGPSRSLVPVDIRSAPAPVSGQGDSGSLGLLPLAVGLLLLLSAILKVEGFWVPPSGMRDGGTGGVADAAVEESPANEVRASEPSELSLDMPKGPLPGQRRPPCPRNQTNIRGGCWAEFVQVSPPCGEGFYDWNGACYLPVLVLPRPNTSDPR, encoded by the coding sequence ATTCCAGGTGGTTCCATTGGAGGACGTGAAGAAGCTGGCTACGGCTCGTATGGGGCGGTCTATCGGGCGCACCGGACGGGGCGGCTCTTTCCCAAGACGGTGGCCCTCAAGCTGGCGCGCTACCCGGCAGAGGCGCATCCGTTCACCTCCCGTCAGGTGCTGCGGGTGCTGGCCCAGGTGGCGCGGGCCCTGGAAGCCACACACGCGACCGGGGGGACGCACCGTGACGTGAAAGGGGACAACGTCCTGGTCAGCCCCGAAGGCCGTGTTTTCCTCATGGACTTCGGGTGCGGCACCTGGGAGGGCGCTGCTCCTCTGACCGAGGGGTTGTTGGCTCCCGGCACCAAGGTCTACCGCAGCCCCCAGGCGTTGCGGTTCCACTGGAACCACCGCTTTGGGGCCGACACCTCTTACAAGGCCACACCCGCGGATGACGTGTATGCGCTGGGGGTGACGGCCTATCGCCTGTGCACGGGAATCTATCCACCCCTGGCGACGGCCCCCTCCATCGTGGGCGATGATGGGCGCGACACCCAGGAGGTATGGGTGCCTCCGAGCCAGCTGAAGCCGCTGGCGCCCGCGTTGGAGTCGCTCATTCTCCGCATGCTTTCCGACAGGCCCCAAGACCGAGGCAGCCCCGGCGAGCTGGCCGCCGCCATGGAGGCCGTGGCCGAGACCGCAGAGGCTGATGTGCTGCTCGGCCCAAGCCGGTCCCTCGTGCCCGTAGACATCAGGAGCGCACCCGCCCCTGTCTCAGGTCAGGGAGATTCTGGGTCTCTGGGGCTCCTTCCCTTGGCCGTCGGGCTTCTCCTGCTGCTCTCGGCGATCTTGAAGGTGGAGGGGTTCTGGGTGCCCCCCTCCGGGATGAGGGATGGCGGAACTGGGGGCGTGGCGGACGCGGCCGTGGAGGAGTCGCCGGCCAACGAGGTACGAGCCTCTGAGCCCAGCGAGCTGAGCCTGGACATGCCCAAGGGGCCTTTGCCGGGCCAGCGCCGTCCACCGTGTCCTCGCAATCAGACCAACATCCGGGGCGGGTGCTGGGCTGAATTCGTTCAAGTCTCGCCGCCCTGCGGAGAGGGTTTTTACGATTGGAACGGGGCCTGTTACCTTCCCGTGCTTGTACTTCCGAGGCCCAACACCTCGGACCCACGTTAG